A section of the Paenibacillus aurantius genome encodes:
- a CDS encoding response regulator transcription factor: MIRIVIAEDQRMLLGALASLLDLEEDMEVVGKAANGEDAVKLVHEHRPDVCIMDIEMPLMSGLDAADKLKGSGCKVIILTTFARSGYFERAIRAGAHGFLLKDSPSEELADSIRSVMAGRRMYAAELMDEVYQDENPLTEREKEVLVLIAEGKTTKDIADTLSITTGTVRNYVSVILDKLHVTNRIEAIMRFKEKGWFK, translated from the coding sequence ATGATTCGAATCGTCATAGCCGAAGACCAGCGTATGCTTCTTGGGGCTTTGGCCTCTTTGCTCGATCTGGAAGAGGACATGGAAGTGGTGGGGAAGGCGGCGAACGGGGAGGATGCCGTGAAGCTGGTTCACGAGCACCGGCCGGACGTATGCATCATGGACATTGAGATGCCGCTGATGAGCGGGCTGGATGCGGCCGATAAGCTGAAGGGCTCCGGCTGCAAGGTGATCATCCTCACCACCTTCGCGCGCTCGGGGTATTTTGAGCGGGCGATCCGGGCGGGCGCCCACGGCTTTTTGCTGAAGGACAGCCCGAGCGAGGAGCTTGCCGATTCCATCCGCAGCGTCATGGCGGGCCGGAGGATGTATGCCGCGGAGCTGATGGACGAAGTCTACCAGGACGAGAACCCTTTGACGGAACGGGAGAAGGAAGTGCTTGTTCTCATTGCCGAAGGCAAAACCACGAAGGACATCGCCGATACGCTCAGCATCACGACCGGCACCGTCCGCAATTATGTTTCCGTGATTCTCGACAAGCTTCACGTGACGAACCGGATCGAGGCCATCATGCGCTTCAAGGAAAAAGGCTGGTTCAAATAG
- a CDS encoding DUF3592 domain-containing protein has product MKTAFAARHRKRHWAPSTGVVVDYKDVVTRRHRGTSLNRYLKVRHSAYGMANEFWNRYGSNLVKQKEGDEIPILYNPENPEDAIVTGPVHGGGLFSLLFGGIGFIFMMIGLIGCAFLFWFRLR; this is encoded by the coding sequence GTGAAAACCGCTTTTGCCGCCCGCCACCGGAAGCGCCACTGGGCGCCGTCAACCGGTGTCGTGGTGGACTATAAAGACGTGGTGACCCGCCGGCATCGAGGAACCAGCCTAAACCGGTATTTGAAGGTCCGTCATTCCGCCTATGGAATGGCCAATGAATTCTGGAACCGTTACGGAAGCAACCTCGTGAAACAGAAAGAAGGGGACGAGATCCCCATTCTGTATAACCCGGAAAATCCGGAGGATGCCATTGTGACCGGTCCGGTCCATGGAGGCGGGCTGTTCTCTCTTCTTTTCGGAGGAATCGGCTTTATCTTTATGATGATCGGGCTGATCGGCTGTGCGTTCCTTTTCTGGTTCCGTTTGCGTTAG
- a CDS encoding acyl-CoA thioesterase: MAKAAFIQPDPEGWLKQFHFSLPIKIRYCETDMLGHVNNVSYFMYFEQGRIEYFENLKLTDELFGEQQVSVVADLECQYLAELFLKDPLQLHVRVAKLGRSSMDIEYAVVVNDKLKAAGRGTIVLVDKTTGRSTPIPEETKAVIRSFEGMGLKE, from the coding sequence ATGGCCAAAGCCGCATTCATCCAGCCGGATCCAGAGGGCTGGCTTAAGCAGTTTCATTTTTCCCTCCCGATCAAAATCCGCTACTGCGAGACGGATATGCTGGGGCACGTCAACAATGTTAGCTATTTTATGTACTTTGAGCAAGGCCGTATCGAATATTTCGAGAATCTGAAGCTGACGGATGAGCTGTTCGGCGAACAGCAGGTTTCGGTCGTGGCGGACCTCGAGTGCCAATATTTGGCCGAGCTGTTCCTTAAGGATCCGCTTCAGCTCCATGTCCGGGTGGCCAAGCTCGGCCGTTCGTCCATGGACATCGAATACGCCGTGGTGGTGAACGACAAGCTGAAAGCCGCGGGACGCGGCACCATTGTGCTCGTCGACAAGACAACCGGAAGAAGCACCCCGATTCCGGAAGAGACGAAAGCGGTGATCCGTTCCTTCGAGGGGATGGGGCTGAAGGAATAG
- a CDS encoding ATP-binding protein, translated as MTAFVMAGWLTMVFGVRGSQFTLFDLRVVPLVYGTLFFRRPLPLLLIGAGIAVCRFFISGVNPQSITGALNIMLLGLLAAFLVHLYRRRAWSYWRKALLSIVLINSLQVLGIVAFGAIPTGYYLSHVAYYTYPLGLALSALFVFIIWDFSKERRRADELNRVNRKLQQQTGELQQSKRELEEKARQLVASSRYKSEFIANMSHELKTPLNSIIVLSELIRDQEDTTSPEETARCAGLIHVSGNELLQMINDILDLSRIEAGQMEVMDQPVVLEELLQMIDHQVRAGMAAKGLLFQLRMGEGLPFAVASDSRKINQILRSLLANAVKFTEKGSIALEVSLEKALPGSLPSGAGSGPSEWIVFAVSDTGIGIDEGKQQLIFEAFQQEEGALNRKYGGMGLGLSMSLQLARLLGGSLSLESRKGEGSRFSLRLPARVWTGQPAGPTGSGRTHGRNAS; from the coding sequence CTGACCGCCTTTGTGATGGCCGGCTGGCTGACCATGGTTTTCGGGGTGCGGGGAAGCCAATTTACGCTGTTTGATCTGCGCGTGGTTCCTCTCGTATACGGCACCCTGTTCTTCAGAAGACCGCTCCCCCTGCTGTTGATCGGGGCCGGGATAGCCGTCTGCCGGTTCTTTATTTCGGGAGTTAACCCGCAGAGCATAACGGGGGCCCTCAACATTATGCTGCTCGGCCTGCTTGCCGCCTTCCTGGTCCATCTGTACCGGCGCCGGGCCTGGAGCTATTGGCGCAAAGCCCTGCTCTCCATCGTGCTTATCAATTCGCTGCAGGTGTTGGGAATCGTCGCCTTCGGCGCCATTCCGACCGGGTATTATTTAAGTCATGTGGCGTACTACACGTACCCCCTCGGTCTCGCGCTCAGCGCCTTGTTCGTGTTTATCATTTGGGATTTCTCCAAGGAGCGGAGAAGAGCGGATGAGCTTAACCGGGTGAACCGGAAGCTCCAGCAGCAAACCGGGGAGCTGCAGCAGTCGAAGCGTGAGCTCGAAGAGAAAGCCCGCCAGCTGGTCGCCTCCTCCCGTTACAAGTCGGAATTTATCGCCAATATGTCCCATGAGCTCAAAACACCGCTGAACAGCATTATCGTCCTGTCCGAGCTCATCCGCGACCAGGAGGATACGACGTCTCCGGAGGAGACCGCCCGGTGTGCGGGGCTCATTCACGTCTCCGGAAACGAGCTTCTTCAGATGATCAACGACATCCTGGACCTTTCACGGATTGAGGCGGGCCAGATGGAGGTGATGGACCAGCCGGTCGTTCTCGAGGAGCTTCTTCAGATGATCGATCACCAGGTCCGGGCCGGGATGGCGGCCAAAGGACTTCTTTTTCAATTGAGGATGGGAGAAGGGCTTCCCTTCGCCGTAGCCTCCGATTCCCGTAAAATCAACCAAATCCTCCGCAGCCTGCTTGCTAACGCGGTGAAATTCACGGAAAAAGGGAGCATTGCGCTGGAGGTAAGCCTGGAAAAGGCCTTGCCTGGAAGCTTACCTTCCGGGGCTGGCTCCGGTCCGTCCGAGTGGATCGTCTTTGCTGTCAGCGATACGGGGATCGGGATCGACGAAGGCAAGCAGCAGCTTATCTTCGAGGCTTTCCAGCAGGAGGAGGGCGCGCTGAACCGAAAATACGGCGGAATGGGCCTGGGGCTGTCGATGAGCCTTCAGCTTGCCCGGCTGCTCGGCGGCTCTCTCTCGCTCGAAAGCCGGAAAGGAGAGGGCAGCCGCTTCTCCCTCCGCCTTCCGGCGCGGGTCTGGACCGGGCAGCCCGCCGGGCCGACGGGATCGGGGAGGACGCATGGCCGGAATGCCTCCTGA
- a CDS encoding class I SAM-dependent methyltransferase, with amino-acid sequence MINRRISTVDRQYGNPSGVRGRMTGELMVRQHGPETLWTLDRLNLQPGDRVLELGCGAGKAIELLYNRLGQEGGVSGLDLSETMVQAAAGRNRQGAAACRVHIRQGDVSAAIPWPDESFHKVFSIHSLYFWRDLSRAVSESCRVLAPGGTILLTWSDGKNGRVSPAIRRKIHRVLLPCMRQAGFQEIRLRRGPRSRGYHTLGVTAVKG; translated from the coding sequence ATGATCAACCGAAGAATAAGCACGGTAGACCGCCAATACGGGAATCCTTCCGGGGTAAGGGGACGGATGACCGGCGAATTGATGGTACGCCAGCATGGACCCGAGACCTTATGGACGCTGGATCGTTTGAACCTGCAGCCCGGCGACCGGGTGCTGGAGCTGGGCTGCGGCGCCGGGAAGGCTATCGAGCTGCTGTACAACCGGTTGGGTCAAGAAGGGGGGGTGTCCGGCCTCGACCTTTCGGAGACCATGGTCCAAGCGGCTGCCGGACGCAACCGGCAAGGCGCGGCAGCCTGCCGGGTCCATATCCGGCAGGGAGACGTATCGGCGGCGATCCCTTGGCCGGACGAATCGTTCCATAAGGTGTTCAGCATCCATTCGCTGTACTTCTGGAGAGACCTGTCCCGGGCGGTATCCGAGAGCTGCCGCGTGCTTGCCCCCGGTGGGACGATCCTGCTTACTTGGTCGGATGGGAAGAACGGAAGGGTCTCGCCGGCCATCCGGAGGAAGATCCACCGGGTTCTTCTGCCTTGCATGCGTCAGGCGGGATTTCAAGAAATCCGGCTCAGGAGGGGCCCCCGCTCCAGAGGCTACCACACCCTGGGTGTAACAGCGGTCAAGGGCTGA
- a CDS encoding ABC transporter ATP-binding protein — protein sequence MLQLENASKLFNAGTPDEKLALVGVSLTLNPGDFVTVIGSNGAGKSTLMNLISGVMKPDYGQVFLQGKPIGDLPEHRRSRWIGRVFQDPMAGTAPRMTIEENLAMAYSRGKRRGLGFGVTSAKRSFFREQLKRLGIGLEDRLRAKVGLLSGGERQALSLLMATFTRPDILLLDEHTAALDPARAELITRLTEELVREMSLTTLMVTHNMEQAIRLGNRLIMMDKGRVILDVDRDRKKTLTVEELLDEFARISGHKLADDRVVLG from the coding sequence ATGCTGCAGCTAGAGAATGCCTCCAAGCTGTTCAATGCCGGCACGCCGGATGAGAAGCTGGCCCTGGTCGGCGTCAGCCTGACGCTGAACCCCGGCGATTTCGTGACCGTGATCGGCAGCAACGGCGCCGGCAAGTCGACGCTCATGAACCTCATCTCCGGGGTCATGAAGCCGGACTACGGCCAAGTGTTCCTGCAGGGCAAGCCCATCGGGGATTTGCCGGAGCACCGCCGCAGCCGCTGGATCGGCCGCGTGTTCCAGGACCCGATGGCCGGCACTGCGCCGCGGATGACGATCGAGGAGAACCTCGCCATGGCCTACTCCCGCGGAAAGCGGCGGGGCTTGGGCTTCGGCGTCACCTCCGCGAAGCGCAGCTTCTTCCGCGAGCAGCTGAAGCGGCTCGGCATCGGGCTCGAGGACCGGCTGCGGGCGAAGGTCGGGCTGCTGTCCGGCGGGGAGCGGCAGGCGCTCAGCCTGCTCATGGCGACCTTCACCCGACCGGACATCCTGCTGCTCGACGAGCACACCGCCGCCCTCGACCCGGCCCGCGCCGAGCTGATCACGCGGCTCACCGAGGAGCTCGTCCGGGAGATGAGCCTGACGACGCTGATGGTCACGCACAACATGGAGCAGGCGATCCGACTCGGCAACCGCCTGATCATGATGGACAAGGGCCGCGTCATCCTCGATGTGGACCGGGATCGCAAGAAGACGCTGACCGTCGAAGAACTCCTCGACGAGTTCGCGCGAATCAGCGGACACAAGCTGGCCGACGACCGCGTCGTGCTCGGCTGA
- a CDS encoding ABC transporter permease gives MMDSMNGAVELGLLYALMALGVYITFRILDFPDLTVDGSFTTGGGIAAILIAHGTAPWLACLAALGGGLLAGACTGLLHTKGKVNGLLSGILMMIALYSINMRIMGKPNISLLSTDTVFTPLSPQYLIPVLAVLVIAVKLLLDAFLRTDLGLALRATGDNARMIRSFGANTDNTTILGVSLSNGLVALSGALITQQSGFADISMGIGMIVIGLASVIIGEAIFGARTVFLATLAVVLGSIVYRIVIALALRVEWLDASDLKLITALIVIVALVLPSLQRAWRQKAVARKRSADFAAVAAKSSTGGGR, from the coding sequence ATGATGGACTCGATGAACGGAGCGGTGGAGCTCGGCCTTCTGTACGCCCTGATGGCGCTTGGGGTTTACATCACCTTCCGCATCCTGGACTTCCCGGACCTCACCGTGGACGGGAGCTTTACGACGGGGGGCGGCATTGCCGCCATCCTGATCGCCCACGGTACCGCGCCCTGGCTTGCCTGCCTGGCCGCTCTGGGCGGGGGACTCTTGGCCGGCGCCTGCACGGGCCTGCTGCACACGAAAGGGAAGGTCAACGGCCTCTTGTCCGGGATCCTGATGATGATCGCCCTGTATTCCATCAACATGAGGATTATGGGCAAGCCGAACATTTCCCTGCTCAGCACGGATACGGTATTCACTCCCCTGTCTCCGCAATACCTGATACCGGTTCTCGCGGTTCTGGTGATCGCCGTGAAGCTCCTGCTCGATGCTTTTCTCCGGACGGACCTCGGCCTCGCCCTGCGGGCGACCGGCGATAACGCGCGGATGATTCGCTCCTTCGGGGCGAACACGGACAACACGACCATCCTCGGCGTCAGCCTCTCGAACGGGCTGGTGGCCCTTTCCGGAGCTCTGATCACCCAGCAGTCCGGCTTTGCCGACATCTCGATGGGCATCGGGATGATCGTCATCGGACTGGCTTCGGTCATCATCGGCGAAGCGATTTTCGGCGCACGGACCGTCTTTCTTGCCACGCTCGCCGTCGTGCTCGGCTCCATCGTCTACCGCATCGTCATCGCGCTCGCCCTGCGGGTCGAATGGCTGGATGCCTCCGATCTGAAGCTGATCACGGCACTGATCGTCATCGTGGCGCTGGTCCTGCCCTCCCTGCAGAGAGCCTGGAGGCAGAAGGCCGTCGCCCGCAAGCGGTCCGCCGATTTTGCCGCGGTGGCGGCAAAATCTTCGACGGGAGGTGGCCGCTGA